The Corvus moneduloides isolate bCorMon1 chromosome 11, bCorMon1.pri, whole genome shotgun sequence genomic sequence AACCAATCTTTTCAAATGTATGCTGTTGCTAAAATCACCTTTTTTCTGCTTATCTGATAATATTATGGCTGTACTTCCATCTTCTACGCTGttattctttcagtttttgtaGACTCTGGTGGGCTGTTGATGTGTGTTTTATGCTGCAACGTGTTTTGCATCATTATTCCCTTGAAGGTGATGGGTGTTAATTCTCTGAGTAGTGAGTGGTTGCTGTTCCGTGGGAGGGGATCACTGTCAGCTCCAATTCTGCACCTGGGCAGACCTTTTTCCATGTGTGATGTACTTTCTGGTACAGGCTGGCCACGGAGAGGGAGGaagcaaagctgcagaaagaaaaaccacagagaaatgACCAAATGTGTCTGTTGGAATCACTGAAAAAGACTGGAGTTGTGGATTTCCACATGAGAGCAGTACCAGGTACAGAGGTGCCAGATCATAAGGTATGGTGGGGGTAGATGtgtaagagaaataaaacaacaaaaagcaagcTCATTGCATCTAAATTCATGCCAAATTTATGCTTATAAAGAAACTTCATTATTCAGGGTGACAGTCCAAGTTGTGAAAAGCACTCTGAGGAAAGACCTCGTGTGTAGACCTGGAGAAGGGTCCTGTCATTCTTTGCAATGTCTGGAAATAATAATGATCATTCTGTCCTCTCTTGCatgtgaaatgaagaaatgctTCGTTCCTTATCTATATTGGGAATATCTCTGTGTCACCCTTAAAAGCTTGTTAAGAGAATGTGTGACTGATTTCTCTACACCACACAGCTTTTGGTGGCTGGCTTGGGCTTCAACACAGGATCAGGGTCTGCACATGCTTacaaaattaagaataaattCACTGGACATGCAGATTTAGGCAACAAAATTTATATTTACTACTAAGTTTCCAAAACTGTTTGCTAAAGCACAGAATGGTTTCGgagggatttttaattttttttttgtgggaaaggagaaaaaagcaaaataatagtGATTCTGTCTTTGTAGGTACCACTGTTTATTCATAAACCAGAAGCCCTATATTAAAAACAGCACATGTAAAGCAATTTAGTTCTTTATTATCACCCTTTATTTGTAGGTTGTTGAAATTTAGTTTTTTGGTtggctttggtttgtttggtttttgagAAGGAAGCTGGCCAAGTTGCATGGTAGGGCTCACTAGagagaataaacaaaaaagaatccATCACATGTGGTTCTTCATTAATGTTTTTGTTACTTAGAataaacatttgttttattcCAGAGTTACTTccactttgtattttttttaaacactgattatttttcttttcttttagaagtGGGTTGTTGGAAAATTTGGCAGAGTCTTGCCTATCCTGCACCTCAGGaatcaacaaaaaaataaaatatccttttCTGATTGTTTGGGCTTGGACACAACTCCCTTTTGTCATATGGAGAAGCAGTTGCTTAACAGTCTTAATTTTACTTCTCTGTCAGGCTTAATTTACTGAATCCCCCAAGTAAATCCTGCACTAAGTTTGTGTGACTTGTTTTCTACTGCAAGTCAGTTGTTTAAAGGCATATTATGGTCATGacacaaaaaaagaattctttgcTGTCCTTTCCTGCAGAATTCAGCCTGTTCCTAAAGCCCTGAGTCTGCTGAAAGGATCGGGGTGTTTCACATCCTTAACTCAGACTAACGTGGTGAAATATGACCCCTCAAAGTACTGCCATAACCTTAGGAAGCTGGAGCCAGACCTGGCACATGCAGCTCCTGTATCCCAGCTCACCTGGCACCTGGAAGGGGGAGATGACAGCACAACCAGGAAGCGGCGAGGGGAATTCCCTGGGATGAGAAAACCACTGAAGAAACGGAGGCAGCTGGGCAGCGAGGCCTTGaatggagcagctctgtcctcTGGGTGTCCAAAACACACAGACTCACCACAGCTCAACCAGAAATCAAAACCCAAACCTAGTGAGGAGTTGGAATTGCTTCCAGCAAGGAGGCTTGATGGGAGGATACCAGGGAGAGGTTTATTACCAGATCAAAGCAATGCAAATGGAGTTGCAGCCAAAAATAACACAAGTGTTTCTGATAGTGACATTGATTCTGAAGAGGAGATCAGAGCAATGgtaaaaaaagagacagaaagacaTAAAGCTGAAAATGTTGAGACTGGAAGTGAGCACTTGGAAGTTGTTGGGGAtaattttgagttaaaataCAGTAGTCATTGGTCCTTAAGCAATTCAGATGCCGTGAAGAAAGCTATCAAAGGAAgtaacagagagaaagagactATGGAGTGTGATAATGGTTATGATTCAGCAGATACAGATGAAATTATTGCTGAAAGTAAAACTCCAGAAGATTCTAAACAGGGGaaggtgaaaaataaagaaatattagctaaaaaaaaatgcagtttggtAAATGGCTCCTCACTGAAAACTCATAGTTTAAAAGAAGAGCGCattgaaagaaaagggaaaatgaacaAATCCAAAATTGCTGCCTTGCAGAGTACAGCAACCAGCAGTACAACAGAGATACATGATAGTGACAGCTCTTGCTCAGAGTCTGAGAAAGGGGAGTCTGAAATCAGCTCTGATTATGAGTCCATGATGCAAAACTGTTATCGCTTAGACCTGACCTTGGATGACTTAAAAGCACTGgctgcagaaaacactgggacACCTGCAGGGGGGTCAGGCAGTGCACAGAGTCCTTGTCAGTCCAGTGCTGAAGATAATCCCAAGGATAATATtgtaaataaagcaaaacttCCTAAATTTCAtcctgcagttaaaaaaaaaggtgtctgTCCTGAAGATGTTCTGGCTGATATTTTAGCAGgggaggaggatgctgttgagGAAAGCTCCAAGGGACAAAATAATTCACATTTGAAATACCAGCCCTTCAGAGGAATGGGGTCCCTTTGTGTAAAAGAGTTAAGTAAGGACAGCACTGAGTTAAAGAAGAAGTCTGTAGAAAGTTTGGGACTTGAAGCTTGTACATCTTATTGTGGGGAGGAGTCATCCAAAAATCAGCCAAAGAACCATCCATCGTGTTCACTTGAAGTCAGCAGCAAAAAGAGACACAAAATGCCTTGTGAACAACACAAGGAgctgtcagctgctgctgcctcagcagctGGCTCCAGGCCTCATTTGCAAGGGAAGAACAAAGGTGTGAGTTCTCTACAAGACCAAAACTCAGagcatggagctgctgctgccagtacTGATCAGAGTGATGGGAGCAGTGACACGGACAGTGATGCTGCAGGGGCCCAGGAACACAttaaacagcagctgaagagcCCAAAACGGCTTTCCAAAACATTTAAGAGGAATACATGCAAAAGAAATCCAGAATGTGAAGGTAATGAAGGTGGGAATGGGAAGACAAGCCTTCTGGAAGATAAGGAGCTTTGTCTTCATGCTGCTGCCTCAAAAGAGCCCAGTACAATAGAGAAACAGCTCCAGGACAACCAGAGGAGGCTGGCAGCTCTGGAAGAGagatacagagagagagaattaCAGAAGAAACTCATTCAAGGAGCTCTTTCTAATCTGGTAATTATACTCACAACTTCTACCTGAATAGTCCACAGTACAAGGAAGAGGGTAATTAATACATGTGGAGCATGATGCTTTAAAATCAGTCTCGAATTTCTGATGACATTGCCAGTTTTCTTTTGAGAGTATACAAAAGGCTGcataccccatccctggaataCCTGTAGAGTTGCAAGAGGAATAGCAGATTCCTCTTTTTGTGTCATGGAAATGTCTTTCAGAGAGTCATGTCTGAGGGCAGCAAGTATTTGATGTGTTTGACTTGACAGTTGACTCTTTCCTAGGATAAGCAGCCAGCAGAAAAGCACAAACACATCATATTCGATTCCGATgaggaaaatgaagctgaagTGGATGAGATGTTGAAAAAAGATGCAAGTTCAGGAAATATGCATGGAGAAGTAAGTGTTACTGGGAGAAGTTTAGTGTGACATAATCAGTTGAATTTTTATACCAAACTATCTCATGTTGTAACATCTGAGTTACCCTTTGCATGGGTATTTTGCCCATGGTAAAACCGAACAGTCGTAACTGTAAAGCAGAATTGTACAAGGTGTGTGCACAAAGTAAGATTCGAAGCATGTGGATCAGGAAGGGAACTGGTTGTGCAGGAAATCCGCTTTTTCAGCTAAACTGGAGAGCACATGAACAA encodes the following:
- the LOC116449268 gene encoding nucleolar protein 8-like isoform X7, whose amino-acid sequence is MRKPLKKRRQLGSEALNGAALSSGCPKHTDSPQLNQKSKPKPSEELELLPARRLDGRIPGRGLLPDQSNANGVAAKNNTSVSDSDIDSEEEIRAMVKKETERHKAENVETGSEHLEVVGDNFELKYSSHWSLSNSDAVKKAIKGSNREKETMECDNGYDSADTDEIIAESKTPEDSKQGKVKNKEILAKKKCSLVNGSSLKTHSLKEERIERKGKMNKSKIAALQSTATSSTTEIHDSDSSCSESEKGESEISSDYESMMQNCYRLDLTLDDLKALAAENTGTPAGGSGSAQSPCQSSAEDNPKDNIVNKAKLPKFHPAVKKKGVCPEDVLADILAGEEDAVEESSKGQNNSHLKYQPFRGMGSLCVKELSKDSTELKKKSVESLGLEACTSYCGEESSKNQPKNHPSCSLEVSSKKRHKMPCEQHKELSAAAASAAGSRPHLQGKNKGVSSLQDQNSEHGAAAASTDQSDGSSDTDSDAAGAQEHIKQQLKSPKRLSKTFKRNTCKRNPECEGNEGGNGKTSLLEDKELCLHAAASKEPSTIEKQLQDNQRRLAALEERYRERELQKKLIQGALSNLDKQPAEKHKHIIFDSDEENEAEVDEMLKKDASSGNMHGEDKSASKPSGRLFDSSEDEQEDTDDERFKIKPQFEGKAGEKLLKLQSRFGTDERFRMDARFLESDSEEEAETNSLKADEEEELAAEKKKNLQILGSLLNINLEQPKPNKTATSVKKFKDINALRYDPTREDHAVFERKPSATENERKAKRKKKEESETLPQVSEDIYYDIAADLKDLFGSSKKKTENTEDIPWDKEDVQDSVPADHLGPLPANDVAQESGVFKFSFFGDTQESGMKEEPYILGPIKPVKVAWQEDPRFQDSSSESDDEPEPSEIGKDQEMQVPFVFVLSLVVVVGCCGHIKSSTQETGNGHCTPLSSESHLGKPSVLHRVKTPSSPFDVKLNMKREKLSTRN
- the LOC116449268 gene encoding nucleolar protein 8-like isoform X1, giving the protein MEKEQVSKRLYVGGLGHTVSKAELEERFGKFGRVLEAEIITRKDDQGNPTKTFGYISVNISDADLRKCMSILNKTKWKGGTLQIELAKESFLQRLATEREEAKLQKEKPQRNDQMCLLESLKKTGVVDFHMRAVPGTEVPDHKKWVVGKFGRVLPILHLRNQQKNKVVKYDPSKYCHNLRKLEPDLAHAAPVSQLTWHLEGGDDSTTRKRRGEFPGMRKPLKKRRQLGSEALNGAALSSGCPKHTDSPQLNQKSKPKPSEELELLPARRLDGRIPGRGLLPDQSNANGVAAKNNTSVSDSDIDSEEEIRAMVKKETERHKAENVETGSEHLEVVGDNFELKYSSHWSLSNSDAVKKAIKGSNREKETMECDNGYDSADTDEIIAESKTPEDSKQGKVKNKEILAKKKCSLVNGSSLKTHSLKEERIERKGKMNKSKIAALQSTATSSTTEIHDSDSSCSESEKGESEISSDYESMMQNCYRLDLTLDDLKALAAENTGTPAGGSGSAQSPCQSSAEDNPKDNIVNKAKLPKFHPAVKKKGVCPEDVLADILAGEEDAVEESSKGQNNSHLKYQPFRGMGSLCVKELSKDSTELKKKSVESLGLEACTSYCGEESSKNQPKNHPSCSLEVSSKKRHKMPCEQHKELSAAAASAAGSRPHLQGKNKGVSSLQDQNSEHGAAAASTDQSDGSSDTDSDAAGAQEHIKQQLKSPKRLSKTFKRNTCKRNPECEGNEGGNGKTSLLEDKELCLHAAASKEPSTIEKQLQDNQRRLAALEERYRERELQKKLIQGALSNLDKQPAEKHKHIIFDSDEENEAEVDEMLKKDASSGNMHGEDKSASKPSGRLFDSSEDEQEDTDDERFKIKPQFEGKAGEKLLKLQSRFGTDERFRMDARFLESDSEEEAETNSLKADEEEELAAEKKKNLQILGSLLNINLEQPKPNKTATSVKKFKDINALRYDPTREDHAVFERKPSATENERKAKRKKKEESETLPQVSEDIYYDIAADLKDLFGSSKKKTENTEDIPWDKEDVQDSVPADHLGPLPANDVAQESGVFKFSFFGDTQESGMKEEPYILGPIKPVKVAWQEDPRFQDSSSESDDEPEPSEIGKDQEMQVPFVFVLSLVVVVGCCGHIKSSTQETGNGHCTPLSSESHLGKPSVLHRVKTPSSPFDVKLNMKREKLSTRN
- the LOC116449268 gene encoding nucleolar protein 8-like isoform X6; translation: MEKEQVSKRLYVGGLGHTVSKAELEERFGKFGRVLEAEIITRKDDQGNPTKTFGYISVNISDADLRKCMSILNKTKWKGGTLQIELAKESFLQRLATEREEAKLQKEKPQRNDQMCLLESLKKTGVVDFHMRAVPGTEVPDHKKWVVGKFGRVLPILHLRNQQKNKVVKYDPSKYCHNLRKLEPDLAHAAPVSQLTWHLEGGDDSTTRKRRGEFPGMRKPLKKRRQLGSEALNGAALSSGCPKHTDSPQLNQKSKPKPSEELELLPARRLDGRIPGRGLLPDQSNANGVAAKNNTSVSDSDIDSEEEIRAMVKKETERHKAENVETGSEHLEVVGDNFELKYSSHWSLSNSDAVKKAIKGSNREKETMECDNGYDSADTDEIIAESKTPEDSKQGKVKNKEILAKKKCSLVNGSSLKTHSLKEERIERKGKMNKSKIAALQSTATSSTTEIHDSDSSCSESEKGESEISSDYESMMQNCYRLDLTLDDLKALAAENTGTPAGGSGSAQSPCQSSAEDNPKDNIVNKAKLPKFHPAVKKKGVCPEDVLADILAGEEDAVEESSKGQNNSHLKYQPFRGMGSLCVKELSKDSTELKKKSVESLGLEACTSYCGEESSKNQPKNHPSCSLEVSSKKRHKMPCEQHKELSAAAASAAGSRPHLQGKNKGVSSLQDQNSEHGAAAASTDQSDGSSDTDSDAAGAQEHIKQQLKSPKRLSKTFKRNTCKRNPECEGNEGGNGKTSLLEDKELCLHAAASKEPSTIEKQLQDNQRRLAALEERYRERELQKKLIQGALSNLDKQPAEKHKHIIFDSDEENEAEVDEMLKKDASSGNMHGEDKSASKPSGRLFDSSEDEQEDTDDERFKIKPQFEGKAGEKLLKLQSRFGTDERFRMDARFLESDSEEEAETNSLKADEEEELAAEKKKNLQILGSLLNINLEQPKPNKTATSVKKFKDINALRYDPTREDHAVFERKPSATENER
- the LOC116449268 gene encoding nucleolar protein 8-like isoform X3, encoding MEKEQVSKRLYVGGLGHTVSKAELEERFGKFGRVLEAEIITRKDDQGNPTKTFGYISVNISDADLRKCMSILNKTKWKGGTLQIELAKESFLQRLATEREEAKLQKEKPQRNDQMCLLESLKKTGVVDFHMRAVPGTEVPDHKKWVVGKFGRVLPILHLRNQQKNKVVKYDPSKYCHNLRKLEPDLAHAAPVSQLTWHLEGGDDSTTRKRRGEFPGMRKPLKKRRQLGSEALNGAALSSGCPKHTDSPQLNQKSKPKPSEELELLPARRLDGRIPGRGLLPDQSNANGVAAKNNTSVSDSDIDSEEEIRAMVKKETERHKAENVETGSEHLEVVGDNFELKYSSHWSLSNSDAVKKAIKGSNREKETMECDNGYDSADTDEIIAESKTPEDSKQGKVKNKEILAKKKCSLVNGSSLKTHSLKEERIERKGKMNKSKIAALQSTATSSTTEIHDSDSSCSESEKGESEISSDYESMMQNCYRLDLTLDDLKALAAENTGTPAGGSGSAQSPCQSSAEDNPKDNIVNKAKLPKFHPAVKKKGVCPEDVLADILAGEEDAVEESSKGQNNSHLKYQPFRGMGSLCVKELSKDSTELKKKSVESLGLEACTSYCGEESSKNQPKNHPSCSLEVSSKKRHKMPCEQHKELSAAAASAAGSRPHLQGKNKGVSSLQDQNSEHGAAAASTDQSDGSSDTDSDAAGAQEHIKQQLKSPKRLSKTFKRNTCKRNPECEGNEGGNGKTSLLEDKELCLHAAASKEPSTIEKQLQDNQRRLAALEERYRERELQKKLIQGALSNLDKQPAEKHKHIIFDSDEENEAEVDEMLKKDASSGNMHGEDKSASKPSGRLFDSSEDEQEDTDDERFKIKPQFEGKAGEKLLKLQSRFGTDERFRMDARFLESDSEEEAETNSLKADEEEELAAEKKKNLQILGSLLNINLEQPKPNKTATSVKKFKDINALRYDPTREDHAVFERKPSATENERKAKRKKKEESETLPQVSEDIYYDIAADLKDLFGSSKKKTENTEDIPWDKEDVQDSVPADHLGPLPANDVAQESGVFKFSFFGDTQESGMKEEPYILGPIKPVKVAWQEDPRFQDSSSESDDEPEPSEIGKDQEMFLSLPHTESARVFFFSKDDERLREGPKLFCRSVELSEEKEGWEDRRRLLLEECRKKHKDAKRKVKANQ
- the LOC116449268 gene encoding nucleolar protein 8-like isoform X5, translated to MEKEQVSKRLYVGGLGHTVSKAELEERFGKFGRVLEAEIITRKDDQGNPTKTFGYISVNISDADLRKCMSILNKTKWKGGTLQIELAKESFLQRLATEREEAKLQKEKPQRNDQMCLLESLKKTGVVDFHMRAVPGTEVPDHKKWVVGKFGRVLPILHLRNQQKNKVVKYDPSKYCHNLRKLEPDLAHAAPVSQLTWHLEGGDDSTTRKRRGEFPGMRKPLKKRRQLGSEALNGAALSSGCPKHTDSPQLNQKSKPKPSEELELLPARRLDGRIPGRGLLPDQSNANGVAAKNNTSVSDSDIDSEEEIRAMVKKETERHKAENVETGSEHLEVVGDNFELKYSSHWSLSNSDAVKKAIKGSNREKETMECDNGYDSADTDEIIAESKTPEDSKQGKVKNKEILAKKKCSLVNGSSLKTHSLKEERIERKGKMNKSKIAALQSTATSSTTEIHDSDSSCSESEKGESEISSDYESMMQNCYRLDLTLDDLKALAAENTGTPAGGSGSAQSPCQSSAEDNPKDNIVNKAKLPKFHPAVKKKGVCPEDVLADILAGEEDAVEESSKGQNNSHLKYQPFRGMGSLCVKELSKDSTELKKKSVESLGLEACTSYCGEESSKNQPKNHPSCSLEVSSKKRHKMPCEQHKELSAAAASAAGSRPHLQGKNKGVSSLQDQNSEHGAAAASTDQSDGSSDTDSDAAGAQEHIKQQLKSPKRLSKTFKRNTCKRNPECEGNEGGNGKTSLLEDKELCLHAAASKEPSTIEKQLQDNQRRLAALEERYRERELQKKLIQGALSNLDKQPAEKHKHIIFDSDEENEAEVDEMLKKDASSGNMHGEDKSASKPSGRLFDSSEDEQEDTDDERFKIKPQFEGKAGEKLLKLQSRFGTDERFRMDARFLESDSEEEAETNSLKADEEEELAAEKKKNLQILGSLLNINLEQPKPNKTATSVKKFKDINALRYDPTREDHAVFERKPSATENERKAKRKKKEESETLPQVSEDIYYDIAADLKDLFGSSKKKTENTEDIPWDKEDVQDSVPADHLGPLPANDVAQESGVFKFSFFGDTQESGMKEEPYILGPIKPVKVAWQEDPRFQDSSSESDDEPEPSEIGKDQEMFLSLPHTESARVFFFSKDDERLRGMPEEA
- the LOC116449268 gene encoding nucleolar protein 8-like isoform X4, giving the protein MEKEQVSKRLYVGGLGHTVSKAELEERFGKFGRVLEAEIITRKDDQGNPTKTFGYISVNISDADLRKCMSILNKTKWKGGTLQIELAKESFLQRLATEREEAKLQKEKPQRNDQMCLLESLKKTGVVDFHMRAVPGTEVPDHKKWVVGKFGRVLPILHLRNQQKNKVVKYDPSKYCHNLRKLEPDLAHAAPVSQLTWHLEGGDDSTTRKRRGEFPGMRKPLKKRRQLGSEALNGAALSSGCPKHTDSPQLNQKSKPKPSEELELLPARRLDGRIPGRGLLPDQSNANGVAAKNNTSVSDSDIDSEEEIRAMVKKETERHKAENVETGSEHLEVVGDNFELKYSSHWSLSNSDAVKKAIKGSNREKETMECDNGYDSADTDEIIAESKTPEDSKQGKVKNKEILAKKKCSLVNGSSLKTHSLKEERIERKGKMNKSKIAALQSTATSSTTEIHDSDSSCSESEKGESEISSDYESMMQNCYRLDLTLDDLKALAAENTGTPAGGSGSAQSPCQSSAEDNPKDNIVNKAKLPKFHPAVKKKGVCPEDVLADILAGEEDAVEESSKGQNNSHLKYQPFRGMGSLCVKELSKDSTELKKKSVESLGLEACTSYCGEESSKNQPKNHPSCSLEVSSKKRHKMPCEQHKELSAAAASAAGSRPHLQGKNKGVSSLQDQNSEHGAAAASTDQSDGSSDTDSDAAGAQEHIKQQLKSPKRLSKTFKRNTCKRNPECEGNEGGNGKTSLLEDKELCLHAAASKEPSTIEKQLQDNQRRLAALEERYRERELQKKLIQGALSNLDKQPAEKHKHIIFDSDEENEAEVDEMLKKDASSGNMHGEDKSASKPSGRLFDSSEDEQEDTDDERFKIKPQFEGKAGEKLLKLQSRFGTDERFRMDARFLESDSEEEAETNSLKADEEEELAAEKKKNLQILGSLLNINLEQPKPNKTATSVKKFKDINALRYDPTREDHAVFERKPSATENERKAKRKKKEESETLPQVSEDIYYDIAADLKDLFGSSKKKTENTEDIPWDKEDVQDSVPADHLGPLPANDVAQESGVFKFSFFGDTQESGMKEEPYILGPIKPVKVAWQEDPRFQDSSSESDDEPEPSEIGKDQEMFLSLPHTESARVFFFSKDDERLRDNCLIGIWTFGVTKKIVTGQVA
- the LOC116449268 gene encoding nucleolar protein 8-like isoform X2 encodes the protein MEKEQVSKRLYVGGLGHTVSKAELEERFGKFGRVLEAEIITRKDDQGNPTKTFGYISVNISDADLRKCMSILNKTKWKGGTLQIELAKESFLQRLATEREEAKLQKEKPQRNDQMCLLESLKKTGVVDFHMRAVPGTEVPDHKKWVVGKFGRVLPILHLRNQQKNKVVKYDPSKYCHNLRKLEPDLAHAAPVSQLTWHLEGGDDSTTRKRRGEFPGMRKPLKKRRQLGSEALNGAALSSGCPKHTDSPQLNQKSKPKPSEELELLPARRLDGRIPGRGLLPDQSNANGVAAKNNTSVSDSDIDSEEEIRAMVKKETERHKAENVETGSEHLEVVGDNFELKYSSHWSLSNSDAVKKAIKGSNREKETMECDNGYDSADTDEIIAESKTPEDSKQGKVKNKEILAKKKCSLVNGSSLKTHSLKEERIERKGKMNKSKIAALQSTATSSTTEIHDSDSSCSESEKGESEISSDYESMMQNCYRLDLTLDDLKALAAENTGTPAGGSGSAQSPCQSSAEDNPKDNIVNKAKLPKFHPAVKKKGVCPEDVLADILAGEEDAVEESSKGQNNSHLKYQPFRGMGSLCVKELSKDSTELKKKSVESLGLEACTSYCGEESSKNQPKNHPSCSLEVSSKKRHKMPCEQHKELSAAAASAAGSRPHLQGKNKGVSSLQDQNSEHGAAAASTDQSDGSSDTDSDAAGAQEHIKQQLKSPKRLSKTFKRNTCKRNPECEGNEGGNGKTSLLEDKELCLHAAASKEPSTIEKQLQDNQRRLAALEERYRERELQKKLIQGALSNLDKQPAEKHKHIIFDSDEENEAEVDEMLKKDASSGNMHGEDKSASKPSGRLFDSSEDEQEDTDDERFKIKPQFEGKAGEKLLKLQSRFGTDERFRMDARFLESDSEEEETNSLKADEEEELAAEKKKNLQILGSLLNINLEQPKPNKTATSVKKFKDINALRYDPTREDHAVFERKPSATENERKAKRKKKEESETLPQVSEDIYYDIAADLKDLFGSSKKKTENTEDIPWDKEDVQDSVPADHLGPLPANDVAQESGVFKFSFFGDTQESGMKEEPYILGPIKPVKVAWQEDPRFQDSSSESDDEPEPSEIGKDQEMQVPFVFVLSLVVVVGCCGHIKSSTQETGNGHCTPLSSESHLGKPSVLHRVKTPSSPFDVKLNMKREKLSTRN